Proteins from one Gimesia maris genomic window:
- a CDS encoding cysteine dioxygenase, with protein MEPVRTDTIATVDELRSVLKTFSEPLKPWALLELVSQIQLTPSEWHKYLSFDPHRFCFRTIYGSANFEINIIGWRRGQFSSVHDHRGTSCCVRVLEGVLTNVDYHVGVSQELKQIRRVDLQAGEILSRNEWEIHRCGHEQSFRGDLATLHVYSPPLRPLSERQYDE; from the coding sequence ATGGAGCCAGTCCGCACCGATACGATCGCTACCGTTGATGAGCTTCGCTCGGTACTAAAAACGTTTTCAGAGCCACTGAAGCCCTGGGCACTTCTGGAACTAGTATCCCAAATCCAGCTCACTCCCAGCGAATGGCACAAATATCTCAGTTTCGATCCACATCGGTTCTGTTTTCGAACCATCTACGGTTCAGCGAATTTCGAAATCAACATCATCGGCTGGCGCAGGGGACAGTTCAGCTCTGTACACGACCATCGAGGAACTTCGTGTTGCGTGCGTGTCTTAGAGGGTGTGCTCACGAATGTCGATTACCACGTCGGTGTGAGTCAGGAGTTGAAACAGATCAGACGAGTTGACCTCCAAGCTGGAGAAATCCTTTCTCGAAATGAGTGGGAAATTCATCGCTGCGGTCATGAGCAATCGTTCCGGGGCGATCTAGCAACTCTCCACGTGTACTCACCGCCATTACGAC
- a CDS encoding YeeE/YedE thiosulfate transporter family protein: MKAYASLLAAFLLWPVTAAQAAGELPSLYPYPEPAWSPYVVGGLIGVLVLSTLALAGKKIGASSAYSDTAGLLGRLVAPHHIASLPYYHKSKPMIGWTFTIVLGAILGSFLAAAMGGEQTGTYLQDMWIARFGADSTLLRTVVALLGGALMAFGARMAGGCTSGHGISGTLQLAVSSWIAVICFFIGGIAAAMLMYRL; this comes from the coding sequence ATGAAAGCTTACGCAAGTTTGTTAGCTGCATTTTTACTCTGGCCAGTAACCGCCGCACAAGCTGCGGGTGAACTGCCGTCACTGTACCCTTATCCTGAACCCGCTTGGTCGCCCTATGTGGTCGGGGGCCTGATCGGGGTACTCGTGCTCTCCACACTGGCTTTGGCGGGCAAAAAGATCGGCGCTTCCAGCGCCTACTCCGATACGGCCGGACTGTTAGGTCGCCTTGTTGCACCTCACCACATAGCTTCTTTGCCGTACTACCATAAAAGCAAACCGATGATTGGTTGGACTTTTACAATCGTCCTGGGTGCCATTCTTGGTTCATTTCTTGCGGCCGCGATGGGTGGTGAGCAGACCGGAACGTACCTCCAAGATATGTGGATTGCCCGCTTCGGTGCGGACAGCACCTTACTGCGGACTGTTGTTGCACTGCTAGGTGGAGCACTGATGGCCTTTGGAGCGCGAATGGCCGGAGGCTGCACGAGCGGGCACGGGATCAGCGGCACGCTTCAATTGGCAGTTAGTTCATGGATTGCAGTGATCTGCTTTTTCATCGGCGGAATCGCAGCAGCCATGTTGATGTACCGCCTGTAG
- a CDS encoding MBL fold metallo-hydrolase: MTMVFESVQTAGIAQISYLIGDDGSQTAAVVDPRPEVEVYLELSRKHGVAITHIFETHIHADFMSGARELKQRLGSAEILASGEGNATYDFPIQKIQHGDRFSFGSVTLTVRHTPGHTPEHISYELAEKDRENDPWGVLSGDSLFVSSAGRPDLLGEDETEELTKQLFQTLRDYYLKLDDGVIIYPCHGAGSACGADIGERPMTTIGYERRTNDFLKHADFEKFKSFVKEGAPPVPQHYPILKKINARGPVLIGTAPAITGFPPDEFHNAVKQGKSQLVDTRQMLAFGGGHIAGAINIGDRPELSVWAGDLLSYDKPILLVMEDETQLDWIVWHFGYVGLTNFEGYLAGGMKAWDNKGLPLATLPQISVQGLDEAKDEFQVLDVRSPSEFENGHISGAKHKYVAEMRDGVNGNLGLDRDKPVAVYCGSGYRASIAASVMKRDGFKEVHNVPGSMQAWKNAGFKVEQ, from the coding sequence ATGACAATGGTATTTGAGAGCGTTCAGACCGCAGGCATAGCTCAGATTTCGTACTTGATTGGGGATGACGGCAGTCAAACAGCCGCCGTGGTCGATCCGCGACCAGAGGTTGAGGTCTACCTGGAGTTGAGCCGCAAACACGGCGTGGCAATTACTCACATCTTTGAAACGCACATTCACGCCGACTTTATGAGTGGCGCTCGGGAGCTGAAGCAGCGACTAGGCTCCGCCGAGATCCTCGCCAGCGGCGAAGGAAACGCAACCTATGACTTCCCAATCCAAAAGATTCAACACGGGGATCGCTTCTCGTTTGGCTCGGTCACCCTCACGGTACGGCATACGCCCGGCCATACACCGGAGCACATCTCCTACGAACTTGCGGAAAAGGATCGGGAGAATGATCCGTGGGGTGTGCTTAGCGGCGATTCTCTCTTCGTCAGTTCGGCCGGACGGCCCGATCTACTTGGCGAAGATGAGACTGAAGAACTTACCAAGCAACTGTTTCAGACGCTCCGCGACTACTACCTGAAGCTCGATGATGGGGTCATTATCTACCCCTGCCACGGCGCGGGCTCGGCGTGCGGGGCGGACATCGGCGAGCGGCCGATGACAACAATCGGTTATGAGCGGAGAACAAATGACTTTCTCAAGCATGCTGACTTCGAAAAGTTTAAATCATTTGTCAAAGAAGGCGCGCCCCCAGTGCCACAGCATTATCCGATTCTGAAAAAGATCAACGCTAGAGGGCCGGTGCTGATCGGGACAGCCCCGGCAATTACCGGCTTTCCGCCGGATGAATTCCATAACGCTGTCAAACAAGGCAAGTCGCAACTCGTTGATACCCGACAAATGCTGGCTTTCGGTGGTGGACACATTGCCGGGGCAATCAACATCGGTGACCGGCCGGAATTGTCTGTTTGGGCAGGAGACTTGCTGTCTTATGACAAGCCCATTCTGTTAGTAATGGAAGATGAGACGCAGCTTGACTGGATCGTCTGGCACTTTGGATACGTAGGGCTCACGAACTTTGAAGGTTATCTAGCCGGAGGTATGAAGGCTTGGGACAATAAGGGCCTACCATTGGCAACACTTCCGCAGATTTCAGTACAGGGTCTGGATGAAGCAAAGGACGAATTCCAGGTCCTCGACGTGCGATCTCCCAGCGAGTTTGAGAATGGTCACATCAGTGGAGCCAAGCACAAATATGTGGCTGAGATGCGCGATGGCGTCAATGGAAATCTTGGCCTCGACCGCGATAAGCCCGTCGCCGTGTATTGCGGAAGTGGATACCGGGCCAGCATCGCAGCCAGCGTGATGAAGCGGGATGGATTTAAAGAGGTTCACAACGTCCCAGGCAGCATGCAGGCTTGGAAAAATGCCGGATTCAAGGTGGAGCAGTAG
- a CDS encoding YeeE/YedE thiosulfate transporter family protein, which yields MFDPLWKLTLGLLTGIIFGFLLQKGRVAKFHVIVNQFLFRDWTVVKVMGTAVIVGAVGIYLLLPTEAVALHIKPLVWLGIVTGGICFGVGMAILGYCPGTSVAACGEGRRDAVVGVFGMLLGAGVYVALYPPLSEWLKNWGDAGKITLPQISGTSPWLWVGGLGLFAAGAIALFDRGSRGSTPGLQGENHDEVSRVEGGAHSIQDR from the coding sequence ATGTTTGATCCACTGTGGAAATTAACGCTCGGTTTGCTAACCGGAATCATCTTCGGTTTCCTTTTGCAGAAAGGCCGCGTCGCAAAGTTTCATGTGATTGTAAATCAGTTTCTGTTTCGCGACTGGACCGTGGTTAAGGTTATGGGGACGGCCGTCATTGTCGGAGCGGTAGGGATCTACTTACTGCTGCCAACGGAAGCTGTGGCGCTGCATATCAAACCGCTTGTCTGGCTGGGTATTGTAACTGGAGGAATCTGTTTTGGCGTGGGTATGGCTATTTTGGGCTACTGCCCCGGGACCAGCGTGGCTGCCTGCGGCGAAGGCCGCCGCGACGCTGTGGTGGGAGTGTTCGGTATGCTGCTCGGCGCGGGCGTTTACGTGGCTCTATACCCGCCGCTTTCCGAATGGCTGAAGAATTGGGGGGATGCTGGAAAGATTACACTCCCGCAGATAAGCGGTACCTCACCGTGGCTGTGGGTAGGTGGACTCGGTCTTTTTGCTGCGGGAGCAATTGCCCTTTTTGATCGCGGTTCCAGGGGATCGACTCCGGGACTTCAAGGAGAGAATCACGACGAAGTGTCACGGGTAGAAGGTGGTGCACATTCTATACAGGACCGATGA
- a CDS encoding YeeE/YedE thiosulfate transporter family protein yields the protein MNNPIAKKSWSPYLVGVGIGVLSWFTFWSADHPLGITTAFEHTAALLIQGASPALAESSSYYQEHSPKIGWEWMLVVGVLLGSFISSFISGDREPITVPPLWKSRFGSSVPLRLAIALLSAGLMMFGARLAQGCTSGHGISGNLQLSVSSWLFSLIFFSAAILTALFVYGRRARNV from the coding sequence ATGAACAACCCCATTGCAAAAAAATCGTGGTCGCCTTATTTGGTGGGCGTAGGGATCGGTGTGTTGAGCTGGTTCACCTTCTGGAGTGCCGATCATCCGCTTGGGATCACCACAGCATTTGAGCACACCGCTGCCTTGTTGATACAGGGGGCTTCACCGGCGCTTGCGGAGTCCAGCAGCTACTATCAAGAGCACTCGCCGAAAATCGGCTGGGAATGGATGTTGGTCGTTGGGGTCTTGCTTGGGAGTTTCATCAGCTCATTTATTTCTGGCGACCGTGAGCCTATCACCGTGCCACCGCTGTGGAAGAGCCGCTTTGGCTCCAGCGTTCCGCTGCGACTGGCCATTGCCCTGTTAAGCGCAGGCTTGATGATGTTCGGTGCTCGGCTGGCCCAGGGCTGCACTAGCGGTCACGGGATTAGCGGAAATTTGCAACTGTCAGTTTCGAGCTGGCTGTTCTCATTGATTTTCTTTTCTGCGGCGATTCTGACTGCGTTATTCGTGTATGGTAGGAGGGCGCGCAATGTTTGA
- a CDS encoding YeeE/YedE thiosulfate transporter family protein, with translation MKTTSNSPSPQIAAEHEERSQRLHQTDSGRMDPQDWGWLEDSPGKLAAGLFFGLIFGFLLQKGGVAKFDILIGVLLLENFVVVKVMLTAIIVGMVGSYILRRRGIIEFQINETKYGANIIGGLIFGVGFGLLAYCPGTNAAAVGQGNLDALVGIIGLILGSYFYALSSKLNNGKVIRWGKRGKLTFPELVGVSQGVFIAVTVPALTAVVIILELAGY, from the coding sequence ATGAAAACCACATCTAATTCACCGTCGCCACAGATCGCTGCAGAGCACGAGGAGCGGTCTCAGCGTTTGCATCAGACTGATTCCGGTCGCATGGACCCACAAGACTGGGGGTGGCTGGAAGATTCGCCTGGCAAACTAGCTGCCGGACTGTTCTTTGGTTTGATCTTTGGTTTTCTACTGCAGAAAGGGGGCGTGGCCAAGTTTGACATCCTCATCGGTGTGCTGCTTCTGGAGAACTTCGTGGTCGTGAAGGTGATGCTGACCGCGATCATTGTCGGGATGGTGGGAAGCTATATTTTGCGGCGAAGGGGCATTATCGAATTTCAGATCAACGAGACGAAGTACGGCGCTAATATCATTGGTGGGCTTATTTTCGGCGTCGGCTTTGGCCTCCTGGCTTATTGCCCAGGCACCAATGCCGCGGCCGTCGGCCAAGGAAACCTTGATGCCTTGGTGGGTATCATCGGATTGATTCTCGGCTCCTATTTTTACGCCCTTAGCTCGAAGCTTAACAATGGAAAGGTCATCCGCTGGGGTAAGCGTGGTAAGCTCACGTTTCCAGAGTTAGTTGGCGTCTCGCAAGGCGTCTTCATCGCAGTCACAGTGCCGGCTTTGACTGCCGTGGTCATTATTCTCGAACTGGCTGGTTACTGA